The Flavobacterium jumunjinense genome includes a region encoding these proteins:
- a CDS encoding PorP/SprF family type IX secretion system membrane protein, whose translation MKKIIYIYAFLLLANHFTFAQQDPQFTQYMYNMSIVNPGYATDDLGVINLGGIYRSQWVGAVGAPSTASLFAHFPLSEKIESGLNVIKDELGEGVLNETTLSADLGYKVTLSKKAKLSIGLKAGVNFFNTNFNGFQLNDDSIGTDNAFQNLNETFLNLGAGLFYFTDKYYLGLSVPNFLPNKQLKEANGISAIGTDELHYFFTGGYIFNLTDNIKFKPAFITKLVQNAPLSADITANFMFYDQFEIGVAHRIDDSFSGLVNYKITPQLRIGYAYDHTINNLGRFNSGSHEIILLFNIDTLNNKGYDKSPRFF comes from the coding sequence ATGAAAAAAATAATATACATATACGCATTTTTGTTGTTAGCAAATCATTTTACTTTTGCACAACAAGACCCACAATTCACTCAATACATGTACAACATGAGTATTGTGAACCCTGGATACGCGACAGATGACTTAGGAGTTATCAATCTCGGAGGAATTTACAGATCGCAATGGGTTGGAGCCGTTGGAGCACCTTCAACAGCATCACTATTTGCACATTTCCCTTTATCCGAAAAAATAGAATCTGGGTTAAACGTTATTAAAGACGAATTAGGCGAAGGTGTTTTAAACGAAACTACACTTTCCGCAGATTTAGGCTATAAAGTTACATTGAGTAAAAAAGCAAAATTATCTATAGGATTAAAAGCTGGTGTTAATTTCTTTAATACTAACTTCAATGGTTTTCAGTTGAACGACGACTCAATTGGAACTGATAATGCTTTTCAAAATCTAAATGAAACCTTTCTAAATTTAGGTGCTGGTCTTTTTTATTTTACAGACAAATACTACCTAGGCTTATCTGTGCCAAACTTTTTACCAAACAAGCAACTTAAAGAAGCAAATGGTATTAGCGCAATTGGTACCGATGAATTACATTATTTTTTTACAGGTGGTTATATATTCAACCTTACTGATAATATTAAGTTCAAACCTGCATTTATTACAAAATTAGTACAAAACGCTCCTTTATCTGCAGATATAACAGCTAATTTCATGTTTTATGACCAATTCGAAATTGGTGTTGCTCACCGTATTGATGATTCATTTAGTGGCTTAGTTAATTACAAGATTACACCTCAATTGAGAATTGGGTACGCATATGATCATACGATTAATAATTTAGGTAGATTTAATTCTGGTTCGCACGAAATAATTTTATTATTTAACATTGACACTTTAAACAATAAAGGATACGATAAATCACCTAGATTCTTCTAA
- a CDS encoding OmpA family protein: MKKIFYIYLLATISVFAQESQIKKADKYFSKASFEKSAQLYTTLISGGNSDSKILKKGADSYYFISDFKNASDLYKKIISKEKDSIEDHYIFRYAQSLKAIGKIEESNKWMKIYEKDIPEVIYKANLDKLESIKKQGNKFEIKNEAINTSKSDFGPSFYKNQLVYSSPKKNRGLFSKKYKWNDQAYLDLFVATINKNSLDSLSNPFSKELNSKLHEANVTFTSDGKKIYFTRNNSNNGKREKDENKITQLSIYSADLIDGVWKNITSLPFNGNDFSTMHPSLNKENNRLYFSSDRPGSLGSFDIFYVSIDSNGNFGKPINLGEEINTKNREQFPFISDEDKLFFSSDGHPGFGLLDVFMTKITNETYSKPLNLGLPINTNSDDFSLIYDETTKSGFFASNRADGKGDDDIYSFSQTVPLDDFKYYVHGTVLDDATDYIVTGASVFLFDEKGNKINETTITTNGEFLFVLKPGTYKLSAYYPEYIPAEKTFTILDNGIAETEQIIKIKKIPKTFLEELIAEQGDPRVITDNGVLMFDLPEILFDFDKSNIRIDAQVHLDKLIDKLNRYPLINIEIGSHTDERGTIEYNNKLSQERATSTMNYLVDKGIESTRITAKGFGETKPKVDCTDHKCSDDEHQINRRSEFVIIVKPE, encoded by the coding sequence ATGAAAAAAATATTTTATATATACCTCTTAGCAACAATAAGCGTTTTTGCTCAAGAAAGCCAAATCAAAAAAGCAGACAAGTACTTCTCAAAAGCATCATTTGAAAAATCTGCACAACTTTATACTACATTAATATCAGGTGGGAATTCTGATTCTAAAATTTTAAAAAAAGGAGCCGATTCTTATTATTTTATTTCCGATTTTAAAAACGCATCCGATTTATATAAGAAAATCATTTCCAAAGAAAAGGATTCTATAGAAGATCACTATATTTTTCGCTATGCACAATCTCTAAAAGCAATTGGAAAGATTGAAGAGTCTAACAAATGGATGAAAATATACGAAAAAGACATTCCCGAAGTTATTTACAAAGCAAATCTTGATAAATTAGAAAGCATAAAAAAACAAGGTAATAAATTTGAAATAAAAAACGAAGCAATTAATACTTCAAAGTCAGATTTTGGACCGAGTTTCTATAAAAATCAATTAGTATATTCTTCTCCAAAAAAGAACAGAGGTTTATTTTCAAAAAAATACAAATGGAACGATCAAGCCTACCTTGACTTATTTGTTGCCACTATAAATAAAAATAGTCTTGACAGTTTATCTAATCCTTTTTCAAAAGAGTTAAATTCCAAGCTTCATGAAGCAAATGTTACTTTTACAAGTGATGGAAAAAAAATATATTTTACAAGAAACAACAGTAATAACGGGAAACGGGAAAAAGACGAAAATAAAATTACACAATTAAGCATTTACTCTGCCGATTTAATTGATGGTGTTTGGAAAAACATTACTTCATTACCTTTTAACGGAAATGACTTTTCAACAATGCATCCTTCATTAAATAAAGAAAATAATCGTTTATACTTTTCTTCCGACAGACCTGGATCATTAGGTTCTTTCGATATTTTTTATGTTTCCATTGACTCTAACGGTAATTTCGGAAAACCAATAAATCTTGGTGAAGAAATAAACACAAAAAACAGAGAACAATTTCCATTTATTAGCGACGAGGACAAATTATTCTTTTCTTCTGATGGACATCCTGGTTTTGGACTATTAGATGTTTTTATGACAAAAATCACCAATGAAACATATTCCAAGCCATTAAATTTAGGTCTTCCTATAAATACTAATTCTGATGATTTCTCATTAATTTATGATGAGACAACCAAAAGTGGCTTTTTCGCTTCAAATAGAGCAGACGGAAAAGGAGATGATGACATTTATAGTTTTTCACAAACTGTACCATTAGACGATTTTAAATATTATGTTCATGGAACAGTTTTAGATGACGCAACCGATTATATTGTTACAGGTGCTTCGGTTTTCTTATTTGATGAAAAAGGAAACAAAATAAACGAAACAACCATTACTACAAATGGAGAATTCCTTTTCGTTTTAAAACCAGGAACCTATAAATTAAGCGCTTATTACCCTGAATATATTCCTGCAGAAAAAACATTTACAATTCTAGATAACGGAATCGCCGAAACAGAGCAAATTATTAAGATTAAAAAAATTCCAAAAACATTCTTAGAAGAATTAATCGCAGAACAAGGAGATCCTAGAGTAATAACCGATAATGGTGTTTTAATGTTTGATTTACCAGAGATTTTATTTGATTTTGACAAATCAAATATTCGAATAGATGCACAAGTACATTTAGACAAATTAATTGATAAATTAAATCGTTATCCCCTTATTAATATAGAAATTGGTTCTCATACTGATGAAAGAGGAACCATAGAATATAACAACAAGCTTTCTCAAGAAAGAGCTACTTCTACAATGAACTATCTAGTTGATAAAGGAATTGAATCAACTAGAATTACAGCTAAAGGTTTTGGAGAAACAAAACCAAAAGTAGACTGTACAGATCACAAATGTTCAGACGATGAACATCAAATCAATAGACGAAGTGAATTTGTCATTATTGTGAAACCCGAATAA
- the nadE gene encoding NAD(+) synthase: MTNSTTFNSEKINKHIVKWLLDYATNAKVKGFVVGISGGIDSALTSTLCAQTGLPTLCVEMPIHQAESHVNRANEHIDQLKKRFSNVSNERADLTPVFEAFTKQTPSSENKALFNLSLANTRARLRMTTLYYFAGINGYLVVGTGNKVEDFGVGFFTKYGDGGVDLSPIADLMKSEVRLLSSYLQVPESILKAKPTDGLFGDNRSDEDQIGANYDELEWAMIQTENEKKIEDFSGRKADVFNIYTRLNTINQHKMNPIPVCVIPKKFK, encoded by the coding sequence ATGACAAATTCAACTACATTCAATTCCGAAAAAATTAATAAACATATAGTAAAATGGTTACTCGACTACGCTACTAATGCTAAAGTAAAAGGTTTTGTAGTAGGGATTTCAGGAGGAATCGATAGCGCACTAACCTCTACATTATGTGCACAAACTGGTTTACCAACACTTTGTGTTGAAATGCCAATTCATCAAGCTGAAAGTCATGTAAACAGAGCGAACGAACATATTGACCAATTAAAAAAACGCTTTTCTAATGTTAGCAATGAAAGAGCAGATTTAACTCCTGTTTTTGAAGCATTTACAAAGCAAACACCTTCCTCTGAAAACAAAGCATTATTCAACCTTTCCTTAGCAAATACACGCGCAAGACTCAGAATGACTACGCTTTATTATTTCGCTGGTATTAATGGCTATTTAGTTGTTGGAACTGGAAACAAAGTAGAAGATTTTGGTGTTGGTTTTTTTACTAAATATGGAGATGGTGGTGTCGATTTAAGTCCGATTGCAGATTTAATGAAAAGTGAAGTACGTTTGTTATCTAGTTATTTACAAGTTCCTGAAAGTATTTTAAAAGCAAAACCAACTGATGGTCTTTTTGGTGATAACAGAAGTGATGAAGATCAAATTGGTGCCAACTACGACGAACTAGAATGGGCAATGATTCAAACGGAAAACGAAAAAAAGATTGAAGATTTTTCTGGAAGAAAAGCCGATGTTTTCAATATATACACACGACTAAACACCATAAACCAACACAAAATGAACCCTATACCAGTTTGCGTTATTCCTAAAAAATTTAAATAA
- the gldB gene encoding gliding motility lipoprotein GldB, translating to MKKLFVFFLFVLFFSCKNEDKVEAEIKQIPVTFNLERFDQLFFETKPEDLGKLKGEYPFLFPKEETDSVWIEFMTDSLFKEVSHEISIKYRDTKKLEGGLTDLFKHVQFYFPEYKTPKVITLVNKVDITSSAIYAPEVVLIALDCYLGKDHRYYTPFDAFQRIRLEENQILPDLVSSFSDGKIATPKNRNLLSLMIYEGKELYLKDKLLSTTSDAAKIAYTEEQLAWCKENEYQIWSYFISNNLLYESNVKNEYRFMNEAPFSKFYQDIDAESPGRVGQWIGWQIVRSYMENNNVTLNELLAEDAKVIFEKSKYKPNSNGN from the coding sequence ATGAAGAAGCTTTTTGTTTTTTTCCTATTTGTTTTATTTTTTTCTTGTAAGAATGAAGATAAAGTTGAAGCTGAAATCAAGCAAATACCTGTAACGTTTAACTTGGAACGTTTTGATCAACTATTTTTTGAGACTAAACCTGAAGACTTGGGTAAACTAAAAGGAGAATATCCTTTTTTATTTCCTAAAGAAGAAACAGATTCTGTATGGATTGAGTTCATGACAGATTCGCTGTTTAAAGAGGTGAGTCATGAAATTTCAATAAAATATAGAGACACAAAGAAGTTAGAAGGAGGTTTAACAGATTTGTTTAAGCATGTGCAATTTTATTTTCCAGAATATAAAACACCTAAGGTAATTACTTTAGTAAATAAAGTAGACATAACTTCTAGTGCAATATATGCTCCAGAAGTTGTACTAATAGCGTTAGATTGTTATTTAGGAAAAGACCACCGTTATTATACTCCATTTGATGCTTTTCAAAGAATTAGATTAGAAGAAAATCAAATTTTACCAGATTTAGTATCTAGTTTTTCCGATGGTAAAATAGCTACTCCTAAAAACCGTAACTTATTGTCTTTAATGATCTATGAGGGGAAGGAATTGTATTTAAAAGATAAATTACTAAGTACAACTTCAGATGCGGCAAAGATTGCCTACACGGAAGAACAATTAGCATGGTGTAAGGAAAATGAATACCAAATATGGAGTTATTTCATTAGTAATAATTTGTTGTACGAATCAAATGTGAAGAATGAGTATCGATTTATGAACGAAGCACCATTTTCTAAATTTTATCAGGATATAGATGCGGAGTCACCTGGAAGAGTTGGACAATGGATTGGATGGCAAATTGTTCGTAGTTATATGGAGAATAATAATGTCACTTTAAACGAATTGTTAGCAGAAGATGCTAAAGTAATTTTTGAAAAATCAAAATATAAACCAAATAGTAATGGCAACTAA
- a CDS encoding gliding motility-associated C-terminal domain-containing protein encodes MNYTTNQKTRFLILILGILLFKSNAQSQCAGSDNSITICNKETYNQGIGNSNGVVDLFNLLGTATSGGTWQNINSANGFNPVTGILTTFQTTQGGVYNFQYTINGVPGCTDNTSIITVTLGGFPGVNNPSAVACDNNTSVPLFSFLGSSPNPHFNGVWSGGPAGAITGNFFNAQLAGIGTYNLFYTVPAVGTCPSRVANVSLTVHPLPESGTPTNLTYCETDDFSGLTNVDLFNQLTGEDGGGFWTDNFPTGEISGTGDSFINIQNIFTNFGPGTYTFTYNVNPTHPICTPASSNIAIIIEPVLDINGSTITILPSPICFDNLSTTTLTATITQGANPIPDGTYNITYNLTGANTGTETINVTFSSGSGNFVINSTFVNTVGTTTLNINSITNTSSVTNCTRPITNLNTTFDILKNPDISNTNLTVEDFCLGQTGQAIISNINNSNILLSDDRYIITYTITDPNGITTTETISLIITNGNGIFSILDTLTSIIGNYTITITNIENEDSGCSTIANLTDTFEVLPLPNGANMVVTIDDVCFGSDVIVSITGANSLVDGLYNLTYTIWGAINAPNQVENNVNFTGGNATFTLPSGILVPGTSSLIITILTNSISECSSNNTLNIGDVFEINPLPDTTGAIISADDICISDAEVITIQNATNLQNGNYTIIYDLSGANSSTANTEVVIFTSGNGSFTIPSTLLINGGTTTIIIQNIINNTTLCGNNNLSANPISFNITDPGTPVLSPNGNIFCIQDIENPTIASLTANITSSGTITWYDAPTGGNAYDSTDPITNGTTYYASLTSSSGCEGINRLEVTADLTNCPNLFIPDGFSPNDDGLNDTFYIKNIDVLFPNFSLEIYNRYGNVVYTGNINTPNFNGKSNKSTMIGNEILPTGVYFYILHYNDSQGKKPTQGRLYLSR; translated from the coding sequence ATGAATTATACGACAAATCAAAAAACAAGATTTCTTATACTTATATTAGGTATACTACTCTTTAAATCCAATGCTCAATCACAATGCGCTGGAAGCGACAATTCCATTACCATTTGTAATAAAGAAACATACAATCAAGGTATCGGCAATTCTAATGGAGTGGTTGATTTATTCAACCTATTAGGAACAGCAACATCTGGCGGAACTTGGCAAAATATAAATAGCGCTAATGGTTTCAATCCAGTAACAGGTATATTAACTACTTTTCAAACTACACAAGGTGGAGTCTACAACTTTCAATACACTATTAATGGAGTTCCTGGTTGCACTGACAACACCTCTATTATTACAGTGACACTTGGTGGTTTTCCTGGCGTTAACAATCCAAGTGCAGTAGCTTGCGACAACAATACTTCCGTTCCATTATTTAGTTTTCTTGGAAGCAGCCCTAATCCTCATTTTAATGGAGTATGGTCTGGAGGACCAGCAGGCGCTATAACTGGAAATTTCTTTAACGCACAACTTGCAGGAATTGGAACATATAATCTTTTTTATACTGTTCCAGCAGTAGGAACTTGTCCTTCGAGAGTAGCAAATGTTTCACTAACTGTACATCCATTACCTGAATCTGGGACGCCAACGAATTTAACATATTGTGAAACCGATGATTTCTCAGGTTTAACAAACGTAGATTTATTCAATCAATTAACTGGAGAAGATGGAGGCGGATTTTGGACTGATAATTTTCCTACAGGCGAAATATCTGGTACTGGAGATTCATTTATAAATATACAAAACATATTCACAAACTTTGGACCTGGAACATACACATTTACTTATAATGTAAATCCAACCCATCCTATATGTACTCCTGCTTCTTCAAATATTGCAATCATAATTGAACCTGTTCTAGATATAAATGGATCAACCATTACCATTCTACCAAGTCCAATCTGTTTTGATAATTTAAGCACCACTACACTAACTGCTACAATTACTCAAGGAGCAAATCCAATTCCAGATGGCACTTATAACATAACTTACAATCTTACAGGTGCAAATACTGGAACAGAAACAATCAATGTAACTTTTAGTTCAGGTTCAGGAAATTTCGTTATTAACTCTACTTTTGTAAATACTGTTGGAACAACCACTTTAAATATAAATAGCATAACCAATACGAGTTCAGTTACAAACTGTACTCGACCAATAACTAATCTAAATACTACTTTTGACATTCTCAAAAATCCAGACATTAGCAATACCAATCTTACTGTTGAAGACTTTTGTTTAGGACAAACTGGACAAGCAATAATAAGTAACATTAATAATTCTAACATCTTATTATCTGACGATAGATACATAATCACTTACACAATTACTGATCCGAACGGAATAACAACAACAGAAACAATAAGTCTTATTATTACTAATGGTAATGGAATTTTTTCGATATTAGATACATTAACATCTATTATTGGAAACTATACAATTACAATTACAAATATTGAAAATGAAGATTCAGGCTGCTCCACAATTGCCAATCTAACAGACACTTTTGAAGTATTACCGTTACCAAACGGAGCAAATATGGTAGTTACAATTGACGATGTTTGCTTCGGAAGCGATGTGATTGTATCTATTACTGGAGCAAATAGTCTTGTTGACGGCTTATACAATTTGACATATACTATTTGGGGAGCAATAAATGCACCAAATCAAGTCGAAAACAACGTTAATTTCACTGGTGGAAATGCAACATTCACACTACCCTCTGGAATTTTAGTACCTGGGACATCGTCTTTAATAATTACAATTCTAACAAATTCCATTAGTGAGTGTTCAAGTAATAACACTTTAAACATAGGAGATGTTTTTGAAATAAACCCATTACCCGATACGACAGGCGCAATTATTTCTGCTGATGATATTTGTATTTCAGATGCCGAAGTAATTACAATTCAAAACGCAACAAACCTTCAAAATGGAAATTATACAATTATTTACGATCTATCTGGAGCCAACAGTAGTACCGCAAACACAGAAGTGGTAATATTTACTTCAGGAAATGGTAGTTTTACAATCCCTTCAACGTTATTGATAAATGGAGGAACGACTACTATTATAATTCAAAACATAATAAACAACACTACATTATGCGGAAACAACAATCTATCTGCCAACCCAATCAGTTTTAATATTACCGATCCTGGCACACCTGTACTTTCTCCTAATGGAAATATTTTTTGCATTCAAGATATAGAAAACCCTACAATTGCTAGCTTAACAGCAAACATAACTTCATCAGGAACTATTACTTGGTATGATGCTCCTACTGGAGGAAATGCTTACGATTCAACAGACCCTATTACAAACGGAACTACTTATTATGCATCATTAACCTCTTCAAGTGGTTGTGAAGGAATAAACAGATTGGAAGTTACAGCAGACTTAACAAATTGTCCTAATTTATTCATTCCAGATGGGTTCTCTCCTAATGACGATGGATTAAACGACACATTCTATATCAAAAATATTGATGTTTTATTCCCTAATTTTTCATTAGAAATTTATAATCGCTATGGAAATGTAGTTTATACTGGAAACATAAATACACCTAACTTTAATGGTAAATCTAATAAATCTACCATGATAGGAAACGAGATATTACCAACTGGTGTTTATTTCTACATATTACATTATAACGACTCTCAAGGAAAAAAACCAACACAAGGAAGATTGTATTTAAGCAGATAA
- a CDS encoding response regulator transcription factor — protein MIKICIADNHPVVIQGIKSFFSTNSTVEVVASATNFEELSNSLQSKAVNILVLDIELNGISSIRDIKSIIKENPDTKIILFTAVSEKMYAPTAIKAGVSAYLLKTNPLKELEMAILKVNQGIVIFSEAVKRNIDLLNKGKKTDRLYKKLSSREIEVLRYLNDGKKNKEIAEILTLDEKTISTYKLRLLAKLNVTNLVDLLTKAKSLDII, from the coding sequence ATGATAAAAATTTGCATTGCCGATAACCATCCAGTTGTGATACAAGGTATTAAATCTTTTTTTTCAACAAATTCAACTGTTGAAGTAGTAGCGTCTGCAACTAACTTCGAAGAGCTTTCGAACTCATTACAATCGAAAGCTGTTAACATTTTAGTCTTAGATATTGAACTTAATGGAATTTCTAGCATTAGAGATATTAAATCTATAATAAAAGAAAATCCTGACACTAAAATTATACTTTTTACTGCAGTTTCTGAAAAGATGTATGCTCCAACAGCCATTAAAGCTGGTGTTTCTGCTTATTTACTAAAAACAAATCCTTTGAAAGAGTTAGAAATGGCTATTCTAAAAGTGAATCAAGGAATTGTAATTTTTAGTGAAGCTGTAAAAAGAAATATTGACCTTCTTAATAAAGGCAAGAAAACAGATCGTTTGTACAAAAAACTTTCAAGCAGAGAAATAGAAGTACTTCGCTACTTGAATGATGGTAAAAAGAACAAAGAGATTGCTGAAATTTTGACTTTAGACGAGAAAACAATTAGTACCTATAAGCTTCGTTTATTAGCGAAACTTAACGTTACTAACTTAGTTGACTTGTTAACAAAAGCGAAAAGTCTCGACATCATTTAA
- the dnaG gene encoding DNA primase, whose protein sequence is MISQATIENVFETARVEEVIGDFVQLKRSGSNLKGLSPFVDEKSPSFMVSPVKQIWKDFSSGKGGNVVTFLMEHEHFTYPEAIKHLAKKYNIEVEETVQTNEDLAVANEKESMYLVSEFANKFMHHNLLNEEEGKAIGLTYFKERGFTSETIKKFSLGYSPNSWDALTKEALGKGYKLEYLEKTGLTIVKEDKQFDRFKGRVMFPIQSMSGRVLGFGGRILTNDKKAAKYVNSPESDIYHKSKVLYGIYHAKQSIAKLDNCFLVEGYTDVIQFNQAGIENVVASSGTALTPDQIRLVNRLTKNITVLFDGDAAGLRASIRGIDLILEAGMNVKVCAFPNGEDPDSFAKKTPHDQLVLFLEENAKDFIQFKASLLMNDAKNDPIKKADLIRDMVISISKIPDRIKQEVYLQECSRIMDISEDVLFNTLAQLGKKELNEAGKKLKEEQKAFQVHKNDEAETNSKLNIQDELEQKVIEILLLYGNAIEEFEDIMIKANEEGDLVEVKEVNPYKVYQRIYLSLQEDEIELANPVFKSIYTNLINYYHQNETFEVEKYIMQLDVTIAQKVSSILMNEDRENLHNWESQQILVKPKNATIAQYTTETILSLRWYWVNKIIEELKVEMLAQNKPDNSEALSMVMDYLGLTNVFSKKLGRVMSRYS, encoded by the coding sequence TTGATATCACAAGCTACTATAGAAAACGTATTTGAAACCGCTCGAGTAGAAGAGGTTATTGGAGACTTTGTACAGTTAAAGCGTTCAGGTAGTAATCTGAAAGGATTAAGTCCATTCGTAGATGAAAAATCACCTTCTTTCATGGTTTCTCCTGTAAAGCAAATATGGAAAGACTTTTCATCTGGGAAAGGTGGTAATGTTGTTACATTTTTAATGGAACACGAGCATTTTACCTATCCAGAGGCTATAAAACACTTAGCAAAGAAGTATAATATAGAAGTTGAAGAAACGGTACAAACCAATGAAGATTTAGCAGTTGCTAATGAAAAAGAAAGTATGTATTTAGTTTCGGAGTTTGCAAATAAATTCATGCACCACAATTTACTAAATGAAGAAGAGGGAAAAGCAATCGGACTTACATATTTTAAGGAAAGAGGGTTTACATCGGAAACAATAAAGAAATTTAGTTTAGGTTATTCTCCAAATTCTTGGGATGCACTTACAAAAGAAGCTTTAGGAAAAGGCTATAAATTAGAATATTTAGAAAAAACAGGACTAACAATTGTAAAAGAAGACAAGCAGTTCGATAGGTTTAAAGGACGTGTAATGTTTCCGATACAAAGTATGAGTGGTCGCGTACTTGGTTTTGGCGGAAGAATTTTAACCAATGATAAAAAAGCGGCTAAATATGTAAACTCTCCTGAGAGTGATATCTACCATAAAAGTAAAGTTTTGTATGGAATTTATCATGCAAAACAATCAATAGCAAAGTTAGATAATTGTTTTTTAGTTGAAGGATATACAGATGTAATTCAGTTCAATCAAGCTGGAATTGAAAATGTAGTTGCGTCTTCTGGAACTGCATTAACCCCAGATCAAATTCGACTAGTTAATAGGTTAACAAAAAATATAACAGTACTTTTCGATGGTGATGCTGCGGGATTAAGAGCTTCAATTCGAGGAATCGATCTTATTCTAGAAGCAGGAATGAATGTAAAGGTTTGTGCGTTTCCAAATGGGGAAGATCCAGATAGTTTTGCAAAAAAAACGCCTCATGATCAGTTGGTTTTGTTTTTAGAAGAAAATGCAAAAGATTTTATTCAGTTTAAAGCTTCATTGTTAATGAATGATGCTAAAAATGACCCTATAAAAAAAGCTGATTTAATTAGGGATATGGTTATTAGTATTTCTAAAATTCCAGATAGAATAAAGCAAGAAGTCTATTTACAAGAATGTTCAAGAATAATGGATATTTCGGAAGATGTTTTGTTTAACACTTTAGCACAGTTAGGTAAAAAAGAACTGAATGAAGCGGGTAAAAAACTAAAAGAAGAGCAAAAAGCATTTCAAGTTCATAAAAACGATGAGGCAGAAACGAATAGTAAATTAAATATTCAAGACGAACTAGAGCAGAAGGTAATAGAGATTTTATTGTTGTATGGAAATGCGATAGAGGAATTCGAAGATATAATGATTAAGGCAAACGAAGAGGGGGATCTTGTTGAGGTAAAAGAAGTGAATCCTTATAAAGTCTATCAACGTATTTATTTAAGTCTTCAAGAAGATGAAATTGAACTTGCAAATCCTGTTTTTAAATCAATTTACACCAATTTAATAAATTATTACCATCAAAATGAGACTTTTGAGGTAGAAAAGTATATTATGCAACTGGATGTAACTATTGCGCAAAAAGTCAGCTCAATTCTGATGAATGAGGATAGAGAAAATTTACATAATTGGGAATCCCAACAAATACTTGTAAAACCAAAGAATGCTACAATAGCTCAATATACAACCGAAACCATACTTTCGTTAAGATGGTATTGGGTTAATAAAATTATAGAAGAATTAAAAGTTGAAATGCTAGCGCAAAACAAGCCTGATAATTCAGAGGCATTATCTATGGTAATGGATTATTTAGGATTAACAAATGTGTTTTCTAAAAAACTTGGACGAGTAATGAGTCGATATTCTTAA
- the gldC gene encoding gliding motility protein GldC, producing MATKTSEIKFLVELDENRIPEKLTWTAQDGGVDEEEAKAMMVSLWDAKAQETLRIDLWTKDMPVDEMKLFFHQTLVAMSDTFKRATDDEKMAATMKDFCDYFAEKLELKKQ from the coding sequence ATGGCAACTAAAACATCAGAAATAAAATTCTTAGTAGAATTAGACGAAAATAGAATACCGGAAAAATTAACATGGACAGCGCAAGACGGTGGTGTTGATGAAGAAGAAGCAAAAGCAATGATGGTTTCTTTGTGGGATGCTAAAGCACAAGAAACATTGCGAATCGATTTATGGACAAAAGATATGCCTGTAGATGAAATGAAATTGTTTTTTCATCAAACATTAGTAGCAATGTCTGATACTTTTAAACGTGCAACAGACGATGAGAAGATGGCTGCTACAATGAAAGATTTTTGCGATTATTTTGCAGAGAAATTAGAATTAAAAAAACAATAA